One Panicum virgatum strain AP13 chromosome 9K, P.virgatum_v5, whole genome shotgun sequence genomic region harbors:
- the LOC120650071 gene encoding pinin-like, giving the protein MAAATEKRAEDIRRELQELQRQHREITERLRDPRGLRRGDAGPGPGPGGPRPLRGFVRPAPGAESGDQPAQKRRLLSAVVKVDGAETNEEGEKAAEAEGREEGSGAAEGGDRRAVSNGGFRRDGSLRMPRRVDYNSLPEPAPRELPKNDDPNMVKRNKRMLGQLLVGTLEKFQQEDKKLSNSEAYLRRSETQRKAEQKVREESERLRQQEREQIAEKRKRDMLLRARVAAKAEEKRLELLYIQWTEHHKKLSNFLRTKAEPPIYYMPAKPIIDDPTVIEQNKEKAFEEWKSVRRAELTQFQKQVEEQYLSNVERQLERIQNARNARRANGPANMQEMDKELDTHRAEHGPKTRRVPEEGGNDEDEDAEDMAAEDELMEEVLGINDGINEDPSKPSDEAVTDSGEPAPEEAQ; this is encoded by the exons ATGGCCGCCGCGACGGAGAAGAGAGCGGAGGACATCCGCCGCGAGCTCCAGGAGCTCCAGCGCCAGCACCGCGAG ATCACCGAGCGCCTTCGCGATCCCCGCGGTCTTCGCCGCGGCGACGCCGGCCCTGGACCTGGACCCGGGGGCCCCCGCCCGCTTCGTGGCTTCGTGAGACCT GCACCGGGTGCGGAATCGGGGGATCAGCCTGCGCAGAAGCGGCGGCTGCTATCTGCCGTGGTTAAG GTGGATGGCGCTGAAACTAATGAGGAAGGTGAAAAGGCTGCAGAGGCAGAGGGACGCGAGGAGGGTTCAGGTGCCGCTGAAGGTGGTGACAGGAGGGCTGTTAGCAATGGTGGTTTCAGGAGGGATGGGAGCCTGCGGATGCCAAGGAGGGTG GACTATAATTCCCTTCCAGAGCCAGCTCCAAGGGAGCTTCCCAAGAATGACGATCCAAATATGGTGAAAAGGAATAAGAGGATGTTGGGCCAGCTTCTTGTCGGTACATTAGAG AAATTTCAGCAAGAGGACAAGAAATTATCCAACTCTGAGGCTTATCTGCGCAGATCAGAGACGCAGCGAAAG GCTGAGCAAAAGGTTCGTGAGGAAAGTGAAAGATTGCGACAGCAGGAACGAGAGCAAATTGCAGAGAAGCGTAAGCGTGACATG ttgcttCGCGCTCGTGTAGCTGCTAAGGCAGAAGAAAAAAGGCTGGAGCTGTTGTACATTCAGTGGACTGAGCATCATAAAAAGCTGTCCAATTTCTTAAG GACAAAAGCTGAGCCACCTATTTACTATATGCCAGCTAAACCGATCATTGATGATCCTACTGTTATTGAGCAGAATAAGGAAAAG GCATTTGAAGAATGGAAATCTGTGCGCAGAGCCGAGCTGACTCAGTTTCAAAAGCAAGTTGAGGAGCAATATCTCTCCAATGTTGAGAGGCAGTTGGAAAGAATCCAGAATGCCCGAAACGCTCGGAGAGCAAACGGGCCTGCTAACATGCAAGAAATGGACAAGGAGCTGGACACACACAGAGCGGAGCATGGTCCTAAGACTCGGCGAGTTCCTGAGGAGGGTGGCAATGATGAGGACGAGGATGCGGAGGATATGGCAGCGGAAGATGAGCtgatggaagaagttctgggcATCAACGATGGGATTAACGAGGATCCGTCCAAGCCTTCCGATGAAGCTGTCACTGATAGTGGTGAacctgcacctgaggaggcacaaTAG
- the LOC120650070 gene encoding phosphatidylinositol 4-phosphate 5-kinase 1-like, with product MATGETSTGNIQRGNTLPNGDIYVGNFAGLVPHGFGKYMWTDGTLYYGEWDTSKMTGRGVIQWPSGASYDGDVSGGFIDGTGTFKGVDGSLYKGSWRMNKKHGMGTMVYANSDTYEGFWNEGLPEGFGKYTWANGNTYIGSWKSGKMNGRGVMKWTNGDTLDCNWLNGLAHGKGFCKYASGACYIGTWDRGLKDGHGMFYQPGSKIPCNLEVSECVTDHDVSSAASSGNENVNSGLLFLLQKLCNTWRIRNLFHRPRRISNGTAPVFDDNSGNHLSEDSSTEPLTTGDCPQDSGVDKVLVYEREYVQGVLISEKPKGHDCRLPDSGKTQEHTWQKQAGGPMETIYKGHRSYYLMLNLQLGIRYTVGKITPVPLREVRSNDFGPRARIRMYFPCEGSQYTPPHCSVNFFWKDYCPMVFRNLREMFHIDAADYMMSICGDDSLKELSSPGKSGSIFYLSQDERFVIKTLRKTELKILLKMLPKYYNHVRAYDNTLITKNFGVHRITLKGGRKVRFVVMGNMFCTELRIHRKYDLKGSTQGRSTKMQNINENTTLKDLDLSYVFHVDKPWRDALFRQISLDCMFLESQSIIDYSMLLGIHFRAPYHLKTSSSHQNSLETGILDTDLLQYGEKSSWKGFLLVAHEPGTTVGGSHIRGSMVRASEAGYEEVDLVLPGTGRFRVQLGVNMPARALKVREDMNTELENPDSIEEYDVVLYLGIIDILQEYNVSKRVEHAVKSLKFDPLSISAVDPSSYSKRFVKFLESVFPEQD from the exons GGGGAATACCCTTCCAAATGGTGACATCTATGTTGGCAACTTCGCTGGTTTAGTTCCTCATGGATTTGGAAAGTATATGTGGACAGATGGAACTCTTTATTATGGCGAGTGGGATACAAGCAAGATGACTGGTAGAGGAGTAATTCAGTGGCCTTCTGGTGCTTCATATGATGGAGATGTCTCTGGAGGTTTCATTGATGGAACAGGCACATTCAAAGGAGTTGATGGCTCTCTTTATAAAGGTTCGTGGAGGATGAACAAAAAGCATGGAATGGGCACAATGGTTTATGCCAACTCTGATACTTACGAAGGCTTCTGGAATGAGGGTTTGCCAGAGGGATTTGGTAAATATACATGGGCTAATGGTAACACCTACATTGGAAGCTGGAAATCCGGCAAAATGAATGGCAGAGGAGTGATGAAGTGGACAAATGGTGATACTCTGGATTGTAATTGGCTTAATGGACTGGCTCATGGAAAAGGATTTTGCAAATATGCATCAGGAGCATGTTACATCGGTACATGGGACAGGGGGCTCAAGGATGGGCATGGTATGTTTTATCAACCCGGGAGTAAAATTCCTTGTAACCTTGAAGTGTCTGAGTGCGTAACAGACCATGATGTTTCTAGTGCTGCAAGTTCCGGTAATGAAAATGTCAATAGTGGACTCTTGTTTCTGTTGCAAAAACTTTGCAACACGTGGAGAATACGCAACCTTTTCCATCGACCCAGGCGTATTTCAAATGGTACTGCACCAGTTTTTGATGATAATTCTGGAAATCACTTGTCAGAAGATTCATCTACTGAACCTTTGACAACTGGTGATTGTCCACAAGATAGTGGAGTTGATAAAGTATTAGTCTATGAGCGGGAATATGTACAAGGAGTACTTATCTCGGAAAAGCCAAAAGGTCATGATTGCAGATTGCCGGATAGTGGTAAAACACAGGAGCATACCTGGCAAAAACAAGCTGGTGGGCCCATGGAGACTATTTACAAAGGCCACAGGAGCTATTACCTAATGCTTAATCTGCAACTCGGCATCAG GTATACTGTGGGCAAAATCACCCCTGTGCCATTGCGTGAAGTCCGTTCAAATGATTTTGGACCTCGAGCACGGATAAGAATGTACTTCCCTTGTGAGGGCTCGCAGTATACCCCACCACATTGCTCTGTCAACTTCTTTTGGAAGGATTATTGTCCTATGGTTTTCCG GAATCTACGAGAAATGTTTCATATTGATGCTGCAGATTACATGATGTCCATATGTGGTGATGACAGTCTAAAAGAGCTTTCTTCACCCGGGAAAAGTGGCAGTATTTTCTATCTTTCACAGGATGAACGCTTTGTCATTAAAACATTGAGAAAAACTGAGTTGAAG ATACTGTTGAAGATGCTTCCAAAATATTACAATCATGTCAGAGCTTATGATAATACGCTCATTACAAAAAATTTTGGCGTGCACAGGATTACTctgaaaggaggaagaaag GTCCGCTTTGTTGTGATGGGAAATATGTTTTGCACTGAGCTTCGAATCCACCGCAAGTATGACTTGAAGGGTTCTACGCAAGGCCGATcaacaaaaatgcaaaatataaATGAGAACACAACACTAAAGGATCTTGACCTGTCATATGTTTTCCATGTAGATAAACCATGGCGGGACGCACTTTTCAG GCAAATATCACTTGATTGTATGTTCCTGGAATCCCAGTCTATTATTGATTATAGCATGCTCTTGGGAATCCATTTTAGAGCTCCCTATCACCTGAAGACATCCTCATCACACCAGAACAGCCTCGAAACTGGAATTTTAG ATACTGATCTGTTGCAATATGGGGAGAAAAGTTCTTGGAAGGGATTTCTACTCGTTGCCCACGAGCCAGGTACTACAGTAGGTGGTTCACACATAAGAGGAAGCATGGTCAGGGCATCTGAAGCAGGTTATGAAGAAGTCGATCTTGTTTTGCCTGGGACCGGAAG GTTCCGTGTGCAGTTAGGTGTGAATATGCCAGCTCGAGCTCTGAAAGTGCGTGAGGACATGAACACGGAACTAGAAAACCCAGACAGCATTGAAGAATACGATGTTGTTCTCTACCTTGGTATTATAGACATACTACAGGAGTACAACGTTTCGAAAAGGGTCGAGCATGCGGTCAAATCACTCAAGTTCGACCCCCTTTCAATATCAGCTGTTGATCCGAGTTCATATTCGAAACGATTTGTAAAATTCCTGGAGAGTGTTTTCCCTGAACAAGACTGA